From the Paenibacillus tianjinensis genome, the window CATGCTGTCGAGCAGGTTTTCCCTTTGCCAGCAGTAGCGCAGCGGTACTGGTTCACCGCTGATCTGGTGCAGGAAATGCAGCATTTCATCCGTAGCCTTAAGGCCCATCGCTCCGTTAAATACTTTGTAAGGCGTACCCAGCGCATTGTGCAGCCGTCTCGCCGGCCGCTCCATGCTGGCTCCAACGGCGATGGTCAGTCCGGACTGCAGGCTCTGCAGCATCGAATCCAGCGGCACCCCGCCCCGGGTCAGCGGGGAAAAGCCGGTAAGCAGATGTCCGGATAATGAAGTGGAGATATCGGGCACCGCAATGACCTCAAACCCGAAGGCAGAGATCATTTCCTTAAGCTCCATCACATCCGCAGGGGTCAGAAAGGATCCCGGCAGCAGGGTGATCTGGCGGGTGTTTACCGTTCTTGAGCCCCGGTGCCCTACCTGCTGGATCATTTCGTCAATCATCGCTTCGACTGTCGCACTGAATCCTGATTCAATTGAACCGCGAAAGTCGGGCAGCACGACGGAGAAAGCTAGCCCGCCCCGCATGTTCCGCTCCCGCTTGTAGCTCTTGAGCATCGTCGCATAATCCACTCCGGCAACATCGGTCAATTCCGTGCCGATAATGCCGATAATGTCGGGCCGGTGTTTGCTCAGCACGATATTGAGCGCTTCTTCCAGATTGCGGTTTGCGTCAAAAATAACATCCATCTCCTGAAGCGCAGAGGTCTGCACGGCAATCGGCTCACGAAAGTGTCGGGTCAGCAGCGCCTTAGGAAAGGCTGAACAGCCTTGCGAGCCGTGAATCAGCGGCATGGCCCGGTAACAGCCCTGAAGGGCAAGCACGGCACCGAGTGACTGGCCGATTTTGATCGGATTCACTGACGCCGGCTTGTTCCGTCTGTTAACGGTCATAAGGCACCTCCTTATCCCAGGGAGCCGGGCTGGAAGCCAGCTTCCAGATCGGATTGGCCAGCGAATACGTAAGCTCCTTGGCCAGGCGCAGCAACCCTTCATAGCCGGCATAAGCTTTATGTCTCTCCTGATTGATATCAATGAACGGAATCTGTTCTTTCATGGCTACATACATATTGCGCCCGCCGGCGATCATGATGTCAGCCTTGCGCTCCCTGACGGTTTTGAGAATCCGGGTTGCCCCGCCTTCCGGGATATATTCGGTATCGTCCCCTACCCGGTCGGCAATCCGCCGTACATCATCCTCTGTGCTTTTATTTGTACCGACCCCAACCACCTGGACACCAAGCTCCTTCAGAGCGGAAATCACGGACCAGCTCTTAACGCCACCGGTATACAGCACCGCTCTTTTCCCTTTCAGAATCTTGCGGTAGGGACGCAAATCCTGTGTCAGACGGCTCTCCTCACGTTCAGTGAGACGGTCAACCCGCCGCTCCATATCCCGGTCATTCATCAGGTATGCCATCTGGCGCAAGGAATACGTTGTCTCCTTGGCCCCATAGAAGGAACCCTCGAAATACGGGATCCCGTATCTGGATTCCATCTCCTTGGCCAAACCCAGCAAGGCGCGGCTGCAGACGACCATATTTACCTTGGCACGGTGCGCCCAAGTGATCTCCTTATATCTGGCATCGCCTGTAATGCGTGACGTTACAGCGATGCCCGCGCTATTCATCAGCTTCTCAATATCCCACATCTCACCGGCGATATTGTATTCACCAATCAGATTGACACCCGGAGGTAACTCCGGCTCCGGTTCACCTGTACCGATCACATACTGCAGAAGGGCATCTCCTGCCAGCCTGTTGCCCAGATTTTTGCTGCCAACGAAGCCGGGGCTGTTGACCGGAATGACCGGTATCCCCAGCCGGTCGCCTGCTTCCTTGCATACGGCATCCATATCTTCGCCTATGAGTGCAGTTACGCAAGTTGAATATACAAATATTGCCGGAGGCGCAAAGCGCCCGGCAATGTAGTCAATGCTCTCTTTAAGTTTCTTTTCTCCACCAAAAATAATATCGGAATCGTTCAGATCCGTGGCAAAACCATATTGGGAAAGCGAGGGGCCGCTTGAAAGCGTACCTCTGCTCTCCCAGCTGTTCCCGGCACAGGCAATCGGACCATGGACAAGATGTGCAGCATCCATAATCGGCAGCAGTGTGATTTGGGCTCCGTCGAAGGAGCAGCCTCCGGCCGCTTCACCAGGCTTAGGCCGCGGACAAGGCTTGGATTTGGGTGCCTTACTCCCGCAAGCCTCGGAATCAAACTCGTCTTTTCGAATAGGGTCCATCGGCTTTCATCTCCTTCGTTAAAGGTGGATGCTAACTTTACCTACATGCTAACCTGCATCAGAAACGGCATTTACACATCACTAGCAAGAATCCCGGCCTACTCTATTTCCGCCATTCGCTTGTGAGAACTATGGGCGAAAGTACGGGTTTAGAGAACGCCGGGCTTGATATTACTTTTTACATTTATTCAAATTGATGTATGTTAAGCATAAAATATGATTACAGAAAGTTTCAGTAATTTCCATCACTTAACCATGTAGTCAATCTGTAAAAATCCAAGTATTCTGCTTACCGCACCAGATCATAGTTGAAGCCGGAATTGTTGCGGTCCAGTTCATCCAGAACGGTATTTACGATCTGACTGAGCAGATTTAGCGCGCCCTGGTATCCAAGGATCGGATAACGGTGCATATGATGACGGTCAAAGATCGGGAATCCTACACGGATCAGCGGAACATTCGCATCCTTGGCCGCGAATTTCAGATGCGAGCTGCCGATCGCCAGATCAACCGGATCTGTCAGCAGCAGCGAGCGCATATGCCACAGGTCATTTCCGACATATACCGTAGCTTCTGAGCCGTAAGGACTCGAAGCCAGCAGCGCTTCGGCCTCTTCCTTGAATTTCACCTCATTGAAATCCACATCACCGTTCGAGCAGACGATATGCACAGGCTCCATGCCTACTTCCATACAGAATCCGATAAGTCCGATCAGCAGATCCGGATCGCCTACCAGTGCCACACGCTTACCGTGGAGATACGGATGGCTGTCGGTAAGTGCATCCACTACCCGGCCGCGCTCTTCCAGGAGCGAAGCTGGAATCGGCAGGCCGGTCAGTTCACTAATCGCTTCCAGCAGCTTGTCGGTTCCGGCAATACCGAGTGGTGTGGACAATGCGGAGACCTGCTGCTTCCAGGTTTCACTGATGAAATCCTGAGTTTTCTTCAGTGTGTACTTCTGGAGTGACAGCGTACCAAGCGCATTGGCAGCCAGCGGGACATCCGCCAGCTTCGTTCCGCCATAGTAATATTCGTACTCACCGGTAGCCGGCGAGTCATAGTTACCGCTGTGATCGCCGAGAAGCGTATATTTGGTATCAAAAGCATCCAGAATTTTGCGGATCTCTGCAAAGTTCCCGGTGTAAGGCTC encodes:
- the nifN gene encoding nitrogenase iron-molybdenum cofactor biosynthesis protein NifN — translated: MTVNRRNKPASVNPIKIGQSLGAVLALQGCYRAMPLIHGSQGCSAFPKALLTRHFREPIAVQTSALQEMDVIFDANRNLEEALNIVLSKHRPDIIGIIGTELTDVAGVDYATMLKSYKRERNMRGGLAFSVVLPDFRGSIESGFSATVEAMIDEMIQQVGHRGSRTVNTRQITLLPGSFLTPADVMELKEMISAFGFEVIAVPDISTSLSGHLLTGFSPLTRGGVPLDSMLQSLQSGLTIAVGASMERPARRLHNALGTPYKVFNGAMGLKATDEMLHFLHQISGEPVPLRYCWQRENLLDSMLDAHFQFAGMSVVSALEPDHLYSISAWLEELGVEQKALIASYETPVVAGMEREVWIGDMDDAEVLGGGADLWISNSHGIAGAQRIGAAFMPAGFPVWNELGAYMSVSVGYRGAMEWSNKAGNLLMQREAKHRESSVRHR
- the nifE gene encoding nitrogenase iron-molybdenum cofactor biosynthesis protein NifE, producing MDPIRKDEFDSEACGSKAPKSKPCPRPKPGEAAGGCSFDGAQITLLPIMDAAHLVHGPIACAGNSWESRGTLSSGPSLSQYGFATDLNDSDIIFGGEKKLKESIDYIAGRFAPPAIFVYSTCVTALIGEDMDAVCKEAGDRLGIPVIPVNSPGFVGSKNLGNRLAGDALLQYVIGTGEPEPELPPGVNLIGEYNIAGEMWDIEKLMNSAGIAVTSRITGDARYKEITWAHRAKVNMVVCSRALLGLAKEMESRYGIPYFEGSFYGAKETTYSLRQMAYLMNDRDMERRVDRLTEREESRLTQDLRPYRKILKGKRAVLYTGGVKSWSVISALKELGVQVVGVGTNKSTEDDVRRIADRVGDDTEYIPEGGATRILKTVRERKADIMIAGGRNMYVAMKEQIPFIDINQERHKAYAGYEGLLRLAKELTYSLANPIWKLASSPAPWDKEVPYDR
- the nifK gene encoding nitrogenase molybdenum-iron protein subunit beta, translating into MSKDRLDIPDYNTLFSEHRFVEQRLNKQQFEAPCSEQETAEALAYSQSAEYMEKNFNRKAVVINPHKACQPLGSIMAALGFEKTLPFVHGSQGCNSYFRSHLSRHFKEPTPAVSSSMTEDAAVFGGMSNLIDGLENSIALYKPEMVALCTTCMAEVIGDDLSSFIGNARQKGVISEDFPVAFCNTPSFVGSHITGYDSMLKGILSYLYERSGLQAAPGSGEETGEKLNVMLGFEPYTGNFAEIRKILDAFDTKYTLLGDHSGNYDSPATGEYEYYYGGTKLADVPLAANALGTLSLQKYTLKKTQDFISETWKQQVSALSTPLGIAGTDKLLEAISELTGLPIPASLLEERGRVVDALTDSHPYLHGKRVALVGDPDLLIGLIGFCMEVGMEPVHIVCSNGDVDFNEVKFKEEAEALLASSPYGSEATVYVGNDLWHMRSLLLTDPVDLAIGSSHLKFAAKDANVPLIRVGFPIFDRHHMHRYPILGYQGALNLLSQIVNTVLDELDRNNSGFNYDLVR